A single genomic interval of Adhaeribacter pallidiroseus harbors:
- a CDS encoding glycosyltransferase family 2 protein: MQYPKISIVTPNYNQSEYLEETILSIITQNYPNLEYIIIDGGSSDNSVNIIMKYEKYLSYWVSESDNGLYYALQKGFEKSSGEIMGWLNSDDLLHRKSLYVIANIFNNNLQVNWLQGRPTIYDESGMTVDSSKPIFSKYYFYNKKYVTGKFIQQESTYWRRSLWNKAGKFISSDYKYAGDFELWMRFFNYELLHYTHALIGGYRVRSSQMSRIFYNEYLQECSTIIEQLLLSTDDINHLNKIKFLENVSNSIRFVKPMLYKFIEKLYGLQDPIMFNFSKGIFSA, from the coding sequence ATGCAATATCCCAAGATTAGCATAGTTACACCTAATTATAACCAAAGCGAATACCTAGAAGAAACCATTCTTTCAATAATTACTCAAAATTATCCGAACCTAGAATATATAATCATAGATGGTGGTAGTTCAGATAATTCTGTAAATATTATAATGAAATACGAAAAATATTTGAGCTACTGGGTAAGTGAATCAGATAATGGTCTTTACTATGCCTTACAGAAAGGGTTTGAAAAATCTTCCGGAGAAATAATGGGATGGTTGAACTCTGATGATCTCCTACATCGAAAATCACTTTATGTAATTGCTAATATTTTTAATAATAATCTACAGGTAAATTGGTTGCAAGGGCGACCTACTATTTATGATGAATCAGGAATGACTGTTGATAGCAGCAAACCAATTTTTTCTAAATATTATTTTTATAACAAAAAGTATGTAACTGGCAAGTTTATTCAACAAGAGTCTACATATTGGCGACGAAGTTTGTGGAATAAGGCAGGTAAATTTATTTCTAGTGATTATAAGTATGCTGGAGATTTTGAACTGTGGATGCGCTTCTTTAATTACGAGTTGTTGCATTATACACATGCGTTAATTGGTGGATACAGAGTAAGAAGTTCTCAGATGTCAAGAATTTTCTATAATGAATATCTACAAGAGTGTAGTACTATTATTGAACAGCTGTTATTATCTACTGATGATATTAATCATCTAAACAAAATTAAATTTTTAGAAAATGTATCGAATAGTATAAGATTCGTAAAGCCTATGCTTTATAAATTTATTGAAAAGCTTTATGGATTGCAAGATCCAATAATGTTCAACTTTTCAAAAGGTATTTTTTCTGCTTAG
- a CDS encoding FkbM family methyltransferase, which produces MLKKIVKSILNLVGLEVRYKQPLSANIAYFRNEQMIEGLQRSKRRGLVHVSTIIDVGAAAGSWSLSAKEFWPSSSYVLFEPLIERKAELEKLCNDQKDFYFIPAAAGKENSEVNFYVSNDLDGSGIADEVEQASNIRTVEVKSIQEEISQLNLTGPFIIKLDTHGFEVPIIEGCARIIKDVSLFIIECYGFQIAKDSLLFWEMCQFMDTRGFRLIDIIDVTHRPKDSAFWQCDAFFVPKDLQFFKNNTFL; this is translated from the coding sequence ATGTTAAAGAAAATAGTTAAATCCATACTTAATCTGGTAGGATTGGAAGTTAGGTACAAGCAACCTCTATCTGCCAATATTGCTTATTTCAGGAATGAGCAAATGATTGAGGGATTACAGCGAAGTAAGCGCAGAGGTCTTGTTCATGTAAGCACCATTATAGATGTAGGTGCAGCGGCTGGTTCTTGGTCTCTTTCGGCAAAAGAATTTTGGCCATCATCTAGTTATGTTCTTTTTGAGCCTTTGATCGAGAGAAAAGCCGAATTAGAAAAACTTTGTAATGACCAAAAAGATTTTTATTTTATACCTGCTGCAGCTGGCAAAGAAAACAGTGAGGTTAATTTTTATGTGTCTAATGATTTAGATGGCAGCGGTATTGCGGATGAAGTAGAGCAAGCTTCTAATATCAGGACGGTTGAAGTAAAAAGCATCCAAGAAGAAATATCACAACTAAATCTAACCGGACCATTTATTATTAAATTAGATACTCATGGTTTTGAAGTACCTATAATTGAAGGATGCGCAAGAATAATTAAGGACGTTTCTCTTTTCATAATTGAATGTTATGGGTTCCAAATTGCTAAAGACTCTTTATTATTTTGGGAAATGTGCCAGTTTATGGATACCAGAGGATTTAGATTGATTGATATTATTGATGTAACACACAGACCAAAGGATTCCGCTTTTTGGCAATGTGACGCCTTTTTTGTACCTAAAGATTTACAATTTTTTAAGAATAACACATTTTTATAA
- a CDS encoding glycosyltransferase family 2 protein — protein sequence MKDELKYPLVTIGTLCYNTGKYVVEALECVKNQNYPNIQHIIIDDFSKDNSLSLVEKWIEENNYKCTLIKHTANKGVHYNLQEILDLASGKYFAMISDDLWTNNKLLEQVSLFETLDNSYAIIYGDTNVVDKNGLILNASIFKELKGDGFVPPSGNIFKEVVKDFYFYIQSSIISLSHIRKMEKFVDKEIISEDWDWELWLSRNFNVLGLKDVYASYRILDTSITRVNWSQERMRNVLLSQIKMLLNYYNHYKNSEEDKELIFNRIWRMYKELLHLPKFTRSEKIKVLHKIFKVTKRLGMLKKVLNF from the coding sequence ATGAAAGATGAGTTGAAATATCCATTAGTAACAATAGGTACTCTATGTTATAATACAGGTAAATATGTAGTTGAAGCTCTTGAGTGTGTTAAGAATCAAAATTATCCTAACATACAGCATATAATTATTGACGACTTCTCTAAAGATAATTCTCTTTCATTAGTAGAAAAGTGGATAGAAGAAAATAACTATAAATGCACATTAATTAAGCATACAGCAAATAAAGGAGTACATTATAATTTACAGGAAATTCTTGACTTAGCATCAGGTAAATATTTTGCAATGATTTCTGATGATTTATGGACAAATAATAAACTTTTAGAGCAGGTTAGTCTTTTCGAAACCCTTGACAATTCTTATGCAATAATTTATGGAGATACTAATGTAGTAGACAAGAATGGACTAATATTAAATGCTTCAATTTTTAAAGAGTTAAAAGGTGATGGATTTGTACCACCATCTGGTAATATCTTTAAAGAGGTTGTGAAAGACTTTTATTTCTATATTCAATCATCAATCATAAGCCTATCACATATCAGGAAGATGGAAAAATTTGTTGATAAAGAAATAATTTCAGAGGATTGGGATTGGGAATTATGGTTGTCAAGAAATTTTAACGTGCTGGGATTAAAAGATGTCTATGCTAGTTACAGGATTCTGGATACATCTATAACTAGAGTAAATTGGTCGCAAGAAAGGATGAGAAATGTATTACTTTCCCAAATTAAAATGCTACTGAATTACTATAATCATTATAAAAATAGTGAAGAAGATAAGGAACTTATTTTTAATAGGATTTGGCGAATGTATAAAGAACTTTTGCACTTACCTAAATTTACTAGATCCGAAAAAATAAAGGTTCTTCATAAAATATTCAAAGTAACAAAAAGATTGGGAATGTTAAAAAAAGTGCTAAATTTTTAA
- a CDS encoding DegT/DnrJ/EryC1/StrS family aminotransferase, with protein sequence MISFLDLKAINNEFKADLKAAYEEVIEAGWYILGKQNESFEKEFAEYCGTSYCLGVANGLDALILILEAYKELGVLTDGDEVIVPSNTYIASILAISKAGLKPVLVEPSLKDYLLDPDKIEPFLNARTRAIMPVHLYGQLCNMPAINSFASKYNLKIIEDSAQSHGAIQNGKRSGNLGDASAFSFYPGKNLGALGDGGAITTNDEVLYRTIKALRNYGSEEKYKHLFKGVNSRLDELQAAFLRVKLRKLDESNEKRRQIANFYLNNILNSAVKLPSLNCPESHVWHLFVVRVDERQEFQQFLTQNGIQTIIHYPIAPHKQKAYGEWQNLSYPIAESIHKTVISLPISPILSDIEVKTIVEVINSF encoded by the coding sequence ATGATTTCATTTTTAGATCTTAAAGCAATCAATAATGAGTTTAAGGCAGATTTAAAAGCTGCTTACGAAGAGGTAATAGAAGCTGGCTGGTATATACTTGGCAAACAAAATGAATCATTTGAAAAGGAGTTTGCAGAATATTGTGGTACCAGTTATTGCTTGGGTGTGGCTAACGGACTGGATGCCCTGATTCTTATTCTGGAAGCTTACAAAGAATTAGGCGTTTTAACAGACGGAGACGAAGTAATTGTTCCTTCTAACACCTACATAGCAAGCATTTTAGCTATTTCTAAAGCAGGCTTGAAACCAGTACTGGTAGAACCAAGTTTAAAAGATTACTTATTAGATCCAGATAAAATTGAACCTTTTTTAAATGCTCGAACTAGAGCTATAATGCCAGTTCATTTATATGGACAGTTATGCAATATGCCTGCTATCAATTCTTTTGCGAGTAAGTATAATTTAAAAATTATAGAAGATTCTGCTCAGTCCCATGGGGCCATACAAAATGGTAAACGCAGTGGTAATTTAGGTGATGCTAGTGCCTTTAGCTTTTATCCTGGAAAGAATTTAGGTGCTTTGGGCGATGGTGGAGCTATTACTACCAACGATGAAGTGTTATATAGAACTATAAAGGCTCTCAGGAATTATGGCTCGGAAGAAAAGTATAAACACTTGTTTAAAGGAGTTAACAGCCGCTTAGATGAGTTACAAGCTGCTTTTTTACGAGTAAAACTCCGAAAGCTCGATGAATCAAATGAAAAGCGAAGGCAGATTGCTAACTTTTATTTAAATAATATTCTGAATTCAGCAGTTAAATTACCTTCTCTAAATTGTCCAGAAAGTCATGTTTGGCATTTATTTGTAGTTCGCGTGGATGAAAGACAAGAATTTCAGCAGTTTCTTACGCAAAATGGTATACAGACTATAATACACTACCCCATTGCACCTCATAAGCAAAAAGCATATGGTGAATGGCAAAATTTATCCTACCCAATAGCTGAAAGCATTCATAAAACTGTAATTTCATTACCAATATCACCTATTCTTTCTGATATAGAAGTTAAAACTATTGTAGAGGTAATTAATAGTTTTTAA
- a CDS encoding glycoside hydrolase family protein — MRWRKLGLVFEPNKALWWQQYYGILPTPIYIENLRVIRVFFSTACNDRFGRVTFIDVDAANPINVVYNHQDYILDIGKLGAFDDCGVNISAVINIDHNWYMYYAGYQRHYRTPFSILSGLAKSQDGITFSRYQDTPILERTNYELSLRSAPTIMVEDGIFKMWYVSDFGWKNIDSPHFKGKLMPLYCLKYGTSLNGINWDVTEEPVFKPVNDEFGFGRPYIYKDSKCYKLFYSIRRENVTYRLGYAESLDGIQWVRKDQEVGIDVSPEGWDSEMICYPAVISVKNKTYLFYNGNNNGETGFGVAELIEE; from the coding sequence ATGAGGTGGAGAAAGCTTGGGTTAGTATTTGAGCCAAATAAAGCTTTATGGTGGCAGCAGTACTACGGGATCTTACCAACACCTATTTATATTGAGAACTTAAGAGTTATTCGTGTATTTTTTTCTACAGCATGTAATGATAGATTTGGTAGAGTAACATTTATTGATGTAGATGCTGCAAATCCAATTAATGTAGTTTATAATCACCAAGATTATATATTAGATATAGGTAAGCTTGGTGCATTTGATGATTGTGGTGTTAATATTTCTGCTGTAATTAACATAGATCATAATTGGTACATGTATTATGCTGGTTACCAACGTCATTACCGAACTCCTTTCTCTATATTGTCTGGTTTAGCCAAATCACAAGATGGTATAACTTTTAGTCGATATCAAGATACTCCTATTTTAGAGAGAACTAATTATGAGTTAAGTTTAAGGTCAGCTCCAACTATTATGGTAGAAGATGGAATTTTTAAAATGTGGTATGTTTCTGATTTTGGATGGAAGAACATTGATTCTCCACATTTTAAAGGAAAATTGATGCCTCTTTATTGTTTAAAATATGGTACATCATTAAACGGTATTAATTGGGATGTTACTGAAGAACCTGTGTTTAAACCTGTAAATGATGAATTTGGCTTCGGTCGGCCATATATATACAAAGATAGTAAGTGTTATAAATTGTTTTATTCTATCCGCCGGGAAAATGTAACTTATCGGTTAGGTTATGCTGAATCATTAGATGGAATCCAATGGGTACGTAAAGATCAGGAAGTTGGTATAGATGTTTCTCCGGAAGGTTGGGATAGTGAAATGATATGTTATCCTGCGGTAATTTCTGTTAAGAACAAAACGTATTTGTTTTATAATGGAAATAATAATGGCGAAACTGGCTTTGGTGTAGCGGAACTCATCGAAGAATAA
- a CDS encoding acetyltransferase: MFGDSAFAEIAYEYFSYDSEYEVMAFTVSKEFIKKDSLFGLPIVAFEEVDKMFDPSFYEMHIAITYDKINRIRIEFYKQAKEKGYKLANYISSKAFVWRNVDLGDNCFIFEDNTIQPFVKIGSNNVFWSGNHIGHHSSIGSHNFISSHVVISGFCEIGNANFIGVNATMANNLTIGNDCLIGSSVHIVKSVKDGSLIKGTPNYPVEKSTYELFRIDNL; the protein is encoded by the coding sequence TTGTTTGGTGATAGTGCCTTTGCTGAAATTGCTTATGAGTATTTTTCTTATGATTCTGAGTACGAAGTAATGGCCTTTACGGTAAGTAAAGAATTCATAAAAAAAGATTCGCTATTTGGCTTACCGATTGTTGCATTTGAAGAAGTAGACAAGATGTTTGATCCTTCTTTTTATGAAATGCACATTGCGATTACGTATGATAAAATTAACAGAATTAGAATCGAGTTTTATAAACAAGCAAAAGAAAAAGGCTATAAGCTAGCAAATTATATTAGCAGTAAAGCATTTGTTTGGCGAAATGTAGACTTAGGAGATAATTGTTTTATCTTCGAAGATAATACCATTCAACCGTTTGTGAAAATTGGAAGCAATAATGTGTTTTGGAGTGGTAATCATATTGGCCATCATTCCTCTATTGGTTCGCATAATTTCATTTCTTCTCACGTTGTTATTTCCGGTTTTTGCGAAATAGGTAATGCGAACTTTATAGGCGTAAATGCGACCATGGCTAATAATCTTACCATCGGGAATGATTGCCTAATTGGTTCTTCCGTGCATATTGTAAAATCAGTTAAGGATGGATCGCTCATAAAAGGTACCCCAAATTATCCAGTTGAGAAATCCACTTATGAGCTTTTTAGAATTGATAATTTATGA
- a CDS encoding class I SAM-dependent methyltransferase — protein sequence MNQNPDFERFQNLSFEDFKTLAKDNSLSQYQKIGFLNIYREGKEKNIFQDIILKLALENEAKEDKILLDIGPGCSELPLMILDLCKDLSIKPILVDSKEMLDQLPSEGVVKYEGYFPNDVPTLISDYQNKVDYIVGYSILHYVFYNTCIFKFLDVAVSLLKPGGKLLMGDIPNISKRKRFYSTETGIAYHQKFMNTDSLPGVNHLIPEPTHIDDGVLLGIVQRYRNFGFDACLLPQPSTLPMFNRREDLLIQKY from the coding sequence ATGAATCAAAATCCAGATTTTGAGAGATTCCAAAATTTGTCTTTCGAAGACTTTAAAACATTGGCGAAAGATAATTCTCTATCACAATATCAAAAAATAGGCTTTCTTAATATTTATCGTGAAGGAAAAGAAAAAAATATTTTTCAAGATATCATTCTAAAGTTAGCTCTTGAAAATGAGGCCAAGGAAGATAAGATATTGTTAGATATTGGTCCAGGATGTAGTGAGTTACCTTTAATGATACTTGATCTATGTAAAGATTTAAGTATCAAACCGATATTAGTAGATAGTAAGGAGATGCTGGACCAACTTCCATCAGAAGGAGTTGTAAAATACGAAGGTTATTTTCCTAATGATGTTCCAACTTTGATTAGCGATTATCAAAATAAAGTAGATTACATTGTTGGCTATAGCATCTTGCATTATGTGTTTTACAACACGTGTATTTTTAAATTTTTAGATGTAGCTGTATCACTTTTAAAGCCAGGCGGTAAGCTTTTAATGGGGGATATACCTAATATTTCAAAAAGAAAAAGATTTTATTCTACAGAAACAGGAATAGCCTATCACCAAAAATTTATGAATACGGATAGTCTGCCGGGAGTAAATCATTTAATTCCAGAGCCAACTCATATAGATGATGGAGTATTATTAGGAATAGTTCAGCGTTATAGAAACTTTGGGTTTGATGCCTGTTTGTTACCTCAACCTTCAACATTGCCTATGTTTAACAGGAGAGAGGACTTATTGATTCAAAAATACTAA
- a CDS encoding GNAT family N-acetyltransferase — MLPAALINTSNGNIYRSHPRATYGGFVIGSEIGLEDAIEMVELTINYAKQLHATEIIVRNPFRIFHQYLTDETDYAMWYHGFSIKYREVETAVKLESYEIIWQGYNDSTRRNIKKSKNFLTVALSSDFKAYWSILEDNLIKKHSVKPTHTYEEFNTLLSNIGEEKVKLFIALKDGVITAGIVVFIVNPLALHAQYIASVEEFQDLRPLNAVIDEIIRWGYNNNYKYLNLGTSNEDSGKRINAGLFRFKEGFGGRGTLRETMHLII, encoded by the coding sequence TTGCTTCCTGCTGCATTAATTAACACAAGCAATGGAAATATATACCGATCGCATCCAAGAGCTACATATGGAGGGTTTGTTATAGGATCTGAAATTGGCTTGGAAGATGCAATTGAAATGGTTGAGCTTACTATTAATTATGCAAAGCAACTACATGCAACAGAAATAATTGTCAGAAATCCGTTTAGAATATTCCATCAGTATTTAACAGATGAAACTGATTACGCTATGTGGTATCATGGCTTTTCTATAAAATATAGAGAAGTTGAAACGGCTGTGAAACTTGAATCTTATGAAATAATTTGGCAGGGTTATAATGATTCAACTAGAAGAAATATAAAGAAAAGCAAAAATTTTTTGACTGTAGCATTGTCTTCAGATTTTAAAGCTTATTGGAGTATTCTTGAAGATAATTTAATTAAGAAGCATAGTGTTAAACCAACTCACACTTATGAAGAGTTTAATACATTATTAAGCAACATAGGTGAGGAGAAAGTAAAATTGTTTATTGCTTTAAAAGATGGTGTAATAACTGCTGGGATAGTTGTATTTATAGTCAATCCGTTGGCCTTGCATGCACAATACATAGCTTCCGTGGAGGAGTTTCAGGATTTGAGACCTTTAAATGCAGTAATTGACGAGATTATTAGGTGGGGATACAACAATAATTATAAGTATTTAAATCTCGGAACATCTAATGAGGATTCGGGTAAACGTATAAACGCTGGCTTATTTCGTTTCAAAGAAGGATTTGGAGGAAGAGGTACCCTTAGAGAAACAATGCATTTAATAATATAA
- a CDS encoding sugar 3,4-ketoisomerase, with product MNDMLKSNKPCLIYFPSIGNSTLGFITIAESNHNVPFEIKRVYWTYFTPHNVTRGGHAHKNLHQIIFAVSGRIEFSIETLSGEKSHFLLESPDTGLYLPSLTWRDITFSHNAVLLCLASEHYNESDYIRYYSDFKNEFRSQEI from the coding sequence ATGAATGATATGTTAAAGTCTAACAAACCTTGTCTTATTTATTTTCCATCTATAGGTAACTCCACACTTGGCTTTATAACAATTGCTGAATCAAATCACAATGTTCCTTTCGAGATTAAGCGGGTTTATTGGACGTATTTTACTCCTCATAATGTAACACGCGGAGGACATGCGCACAAAAATTTACATCAAATAATATTTGCCGTGTCTGGCAGAATTGAGTTTTCAATTGAAACCTTATCAGGGGAAAAAAGTCATTTTTTGCTAGAATCACCTGACACCGGTCTATATCTCCCCAGTTTAACTTGGAGAGACATTACATTCTCCCATAATGCTGTTTTACTTTGCTTAGCTTCGGAGCATTATAACGAAAGTGATTACATTAGATATTATTCTGATTTTAAAAATGAGTTTAGAAGTCAAGAAATATAA
- a CDS encoding ABC transporter ATP-binding protein: protein MSDIAIKVEDLGKLYRLGQVGTGTISHDLNRWWARMRGKEDPFAKIGETNDRTAKGTSDYVWSLKDINFEVKQGEVLGIIGRNGAGKSTLLKILSKVTAPTTGRIKIQGRIASLLEVGTGFHPELTGRENIFLNGAILGMTKAEIRSKFDEIVDFSGVERYIDTPVKRYSSGMYVRLAFAVSAFLEPEILIVDEVLAVGDAEFQKKCLGRMKDVSVNDGRTVLFVSHNMAAVKTLCEKGLVLSYGTNVYHGNQNEAINFYQNSGEVLNSEVHATSLYSALGNTNIRILKVNVTPQAGNLITVFSGINFNIQFYNFHEGKNIDVTLEVLNQDNILLFHNGGFITTNNDSKIGVYEMNCKLPKQFLNSGIYTVSLIFGENQRYILYKAEELIFFEVLHETSGSNSSKLPGLTLPKLEVVSSYKSPVYE from the coding sequence ATGAGTGATATTGCCATTAAAGTAGAAGATTTAGGAAAGCTCTATCGCTTGGGCCAGGTAGGAACTGGCACCATCAGCCACGACCTGAACCGCTGGTGGGCCCGGATGCGCGGCAAGGAAGATCCTTTCGCCAAGATTGGCGAAACCAACGACCGCACCGCCAAAGGTACCAGCGACTACGTGTGGTCTTTAAAAGATATCAATTTTGAAGTAAAACAAGGCGAAGTCCTCGGCATTATTGGCCGCAACGGCGCCGGAAAATCCACCCTTTTAAAAATATTATCCAAAGTAACCGCACCCACCACCGGTCGCATTAAAATACAAGGCCGCATCGCTTCCTTGCTGGAAGTAGGTACCGGCTTTCACCCGGAGCTCACTGGCCGCGAAAACATTTTCCTCAATGGCGCGATCCTGGGCATGACCAAAGCCGAAATCCGGAGTAAGTTCGACGAAATTGTGGATTTTTCCGGTGTAGAACGCTATATCGATACCCCGGTAAAACGCTACAGCAGCGGCATGTACGTACGCCTGGCTTTTGCCGTCTCCGCCTTTCTGGAACCTGAAATCTTAATTGTAGACGAAGTGCTGGCCGTAGGCGATGCGGAATTTCAAAAAAAGTGCCTAGGTCGGATGAAAGACGTAAGCGTAAATGATGGCCGGACCGTGTTGTTTGTGAGTCATAATATGGCAGCTGTTAAAACATTATGTGAAAAAGGGCTTGTTTTAAGCTATGGAACGAATGTTTATCACGGAAATCAAAATGAAGCAATAAATTTTTATCAGAACTCTGGAGAAGTTTTAAACAGCGAAGTACATGCTACAAGCCTTTATTCTGCACTAGGTAATACTAATATTAGAATTTTAAAAGTAAACGTAACGCCACAAGCCGGAAACTTGATTACCGTTTTTTCAGGAATTAATTTTAATATCCAGTTTTATAATTTCCATGAAGGGAAGAATATCGATGTTACCTTAGAAGTTCTAAATCAAGACAATATTTTATTATTCCATAATGGTGGTTTTATAACCACTAACAATGATTCAAAAATTGGTGTATATGAAATGAATTGTAAACTACCTAAACAGTTTCTAAATTCTGGAATTTATACTGTTTCTCTAATCTTTGGCGAGAACCAAAGATATATACTATATAAAGCTGAAGAATTAATATTTTTTGAAGTTTTACATGAAACATCCGGTTCTAATTCTAGTAAGCTGCCAGGTCTTACTTTACCAAAGTTAGAAGTAGTGAGTTCCTACAAATCTCCTGTTTATGAATGA
- a CDS encoding ABC transporter permease — protein sequence METTQTIKTANQIVYPAKAEQQWTEIIEPRTRLLDLGLSDVWRYRDLVLLFVRRDFVSTYKQTILGPIWFFIQPLLTTITFILIFGRVAKLSTDGLPMMVFYLAGITVWNYFSQTLTATSTVFKDNAQMFGKVYFPRLTMPLSIVISNLVRFGIQFALFMAVWVYYFVQGNAIKPNWTIVLTPVLIALMGIMSLGLGMIFSALTTKYRDLAMLLTFGIQLLMYATPVIYPLSSLSDKYRWLIAANPMTSIVETFRYAFLGSGTFNWTYITYSLVFSLVILFIGMVTFNKVQKSFTDTV from the coding sequence TTGGAGACAACTCAAACGATTAAGACGGCTAACCAGATAGTGTATCCGGCTAAAGCAGAACAGCAATGGACCGAGATTATAGAACCGCGGACCAGGCTGTTAGACTTAGGACTAAGCGACGTGTGGCGGTACCGCGATTTGGTGCTATTATTTGTGCGTCGGGATTTCGTGTCTACCTATAAGCAAACGATTCTGGGGCCAATTTGGTTTTTTATTCAGCCTTTACTGACCACCATCACGTTTATTCTTATATTCGGACGGGTAGCAAAACTATCTACGGACGGATTGCCCATGATGGTATTTTATCTGGCCGGTATAACCGTCTGGAATTATTTTTCCCAAACTTTAACGGCTACGTCCACGGTTTTTAAAGATAATGCCCAAATGTTCGGGAAAGTCTATTTTCCGCGGCTCACTATGCCGTTGTCTATCGTAATTTCGAATCTGGTACGCTTCGGAATCCAGTTTGCGCTATTTATGGCGGTATGGGTGTATTATTTTGTGCAAGGCAATGCTATCAAACCGAATTGGACTATTGTGTTAACCCCCGTACTAATTGCCCTGATGGGAATTATGTCGCTGGGTTTAGGAATGATCTTCAGTGCGCTTACCACCAAATACCGCGACTTGGCCATGTTACTTACTTTCGGGATACAATTACTGATGTATGCTACGCCGGTTATTTACCCTTTGTCCAGCTTATCCGACAAATACCGGTGGTTAATTGCGGCTAATCCCATGACCTCCATCGTGGAAACCTTCCGGTACGCTTTCTTAGGTTCCGGTACCTTTAACTGGACTTATATAACCTATAGTCTGGTTTTTAGCCTGGTAATTTTATTCATCGGTATGGTTACCTTTAACAAAGTCCAAAAAAGTTTTACCGATACGGTGTAA
- a CDS encoding UDP-glucuronic acid decarboxylase family protein: MTKKRVLITGGAGFLGSHLCDRFIREGYHVIAMDNLITGDLSNIEHLFRLEEFEFYHHDVSKYVFVPGHLDYILHFASPASPIDYLRIPIQTLKVGSLGTHNLLGLAKNKGARMLIASTSEVYGDPEVHPQVEEYWGNVNPVGPRGCYDEAKRFQEAMTMAYHMHHGLETRIVRIFNTYGPRMRLDDGRVLPAFITQALRGEELSIFGDGSQTRSFCYVDDLIEGIYRLLLSDYPLPVNVGNPDEITIKEFAEEICNLTGVPLKLGYQPLPKDDPQKRRPDISKAKEILGWEPQVSRSEGLKRTLEYFKQHV; the protein is encoded by the coding sequence ATGACTAAAAAACGCGTACTTATCACCGGCGGTGCTGGCTTTTTAGGCTCGCATCTCTGCGACCGCTTTATCCGGGAAGGTTACCATGTTATTGCCATGGATAACCTGATCACCGGTGATTTAAGTAACATTGAGCATTTATTTCGTCTCGAAGAATTCGAGTTTTACCACCACGATGTTTCCAAGTACGTGTTTGTGCCCGGGCACTTGGATTACATTTTGCATTTTGCCTCCCCGGCCAGCCCCATTGATTATTTGCGTATTCCCATTCAGACCCTCAAAGTAGGGTCTTTGGGAACGCATAATTTGTTAGGCTTAGCTAAAAACAAAGGAGCCCGTATGCTAATTGCTTCTACTTCGGAAGTATACGGTGATCCGGAAGTTCACCCGCAAGTGGAAGAATACTGGGGCAATGTAAACCCCGTAGGTCCCCGTGGCTGTTACGATGAGGCCAAGCGTTTCCAGGAAGCCATGACCATGGCGTACCACATGCACCACGGTCTGGAAACCCGGATTGTGCGTATTTTTAATACCTATGGTCCACGTATGCGCCTGGATGATGGCCGGGTATTGCCGGCCTTTATTACCCAGGCTCTACGTGGTGAGGAATTATCTATTTTTGGCGATGGTTCCCAAACGCGCTCTTTCTGCTACGTGGATGATTTAATTGAAGGTATTTACCGCTTATTACTCAGCGATTACCCTTTGCCGGTAAATGTTGGCAACCCCGACGAAATTACCATCAAAGAATTTGCCGAAGAAATTTGTAATTTAACCGGCGTTCCTTTAAAACTAGGCTACCAACCTTTACCCAAAGATGATCCGCAAAAGCGCCGTCCGGATATTAGTAAAGCAAAAGAAATTTTGGGATGGGAGCCCCAGGTGTCCCGCTCCGAAGGCTTAAAGCGTACCTTAGAATATTTTAAGCAACACGTGTAA